The Bacteroidia bacterium genomic interval TCGTAGTCTTGAAAAGCACAAATCAGCTTTGTGGTCAAAGTCTTTACACCCGTTTTTCTGAATTATGGATACCAAAGAATAAGGATAGGATAACATTAAGAGCAGGACAGAAGCATAAGCTTATATTCAATCCACTAGAAATTCTGGTAGATTGCGAATTGGAATTTGGGGATGGTCTTAAGCCTGGAAAATATAAGATCCAGATTAGCGCAGCCGTCAATCAGGGCTGTTTAGAAGCTTCAGATGATTTAGGGGAGAAGGATGGAAAGTTTCAGTATTTATTTAAGACTGAGGAGTTAACATTTGAGGTTTGAGAGTCCTGATAAAAACTTAATTGCCAGATACATGAAAATCCTCATATTCGGAGCATCTGGCTCAGGAACTACAACTTTGGGAAAACTTCTTTCCTCAAAAATGGGCTATACCTTTCTGGATGCGGATGATTTTTACTGGGAGAAAACCGATCCTCCTTTCACCGAAAAAGTCCCCCTAGCCTTACGAAGTAAAAATTTGCAAGCTGCTTTGGAAGCCGAAAAGCGAGCCATAATATCGGGATCCCTGGTAACATGGGGAGACTATTGGTTGACTGCCTTTGATCTGGCTATCTTTTTACACCTTTCTCCGCATATACGACTCCAAAGATTGGGAGATAGAGAGCTTAAACGATATGGAGATAAACTGCAACATGATCCAGATCGTAGAGCGAATTCAAAAGCCTTTTTAGCATGGGCGGCAAAGTATGATGATCCTGAATTTGAGGGTCGGAGTATTCGCCAGCATGAAGACTGGATCAAGAAACTCAGTTCTGCCATCTTGAGAATTGAAGGAGACCTTGATTTAGAGGAAAAAGTGCGGTTTGTTGAAAAATTCTTGAATGAGAATTTAGTATAGAATGTCTATCTTGGACAGGAGAAGCATATACATGAAAACATGAAAAAGGGACTTCTTCATTTTTTCTTAATTCTTAGCCTGTTTTCCTGCCAATCATTGAAAGACGGTAGGGAGCAAAAGCAATTATCCTCTTCAATTATGGAAGAATACTGGTCCAGAATAGACAACTGGATTCAAAAAGAAGCACCTGCTCTGGCTGCTGAAATCAATGGACCTGCCACTGCCAATGAAATTAAAGACCTTGAAGAATATCTGGGAGTTGAGTTTCCTGGATCCTTCAAAGAATTTTACAGGATACATGATGCGCAAAAGGCACATTCGGATGGTATCATGAATGCGGAAGAGTTTTTATCATTAGAACGCATCAAGGATGAATGGACCGTTTGGAATGATTTGCTAAAGGGGGGTGATTTTGAAGGAATTACCTCTACTCCGGTAAAAGGGATCAAAAATGACTGGTGGAATGCAAAATGGATCCCGATCACCTACGATGGAGGGGGGAATCACATTTGCCTGGACCTGGATCCGGCAGAGGGAGGAAATTATGGGCAGATGATCCGGATGTGGCATGATGATGATACCCGCGAAATGATTGCTCCCTCTTTCGAAGCATGGATCAAAACCTATGTAGAAGATTTGGAGAAAGGAGAATATGTGTATTCCGATGACTATGGAGGCTTGATTCGGAAAGATGAGCTTTGATTTTTAACGGCAGCTGGGAAGGGTAAATGTACTTTGCAATACATACACCATAGAAAGCCGAACTTCCTGCCTCCCAGCTTCACCTTAACTCTATATACATGAAAACCTTCGCAAGTTTCGCTTTCCTGATTTTGTATTCTCTCAGCCTTAATTTCCTGATTGGCCAGGAGGAACAGTACTTCGAACACAAAATCACTTCTTCCCATTTCGAGGCAGAAAGAAAAGTAAAAGTCTTTCTGCCGGATCGCTACCTTAGAGATACGACGGGGCAGTTTGCAATCATCTTTGTTCTGGATGCACAATACGAACCCTTTTGGCAAATGGCTAAAGGCAACATTTCCTATATGGTGACAAGCTATGTCATGCTTCCGTCAATAATTGTAGGTATTCACTCGGATGACAGAGGTTCTGACTTTACACCTCCTGCCAGAGACTTGCGAAAGCATATAAAAGAAGAAGTTATCCCACTTATTAAAGAGAAGTATCGGGTAAATGATTTCCGGGCAGTCATAGGGCATTCCTGGGGAGGAGCTTTTGTCGGTAGTACCTTGTTTAGCGAGGACAGGGATCTGTTTAGCGCATATATTGGAATTAGTCCATCTTTTGACGCAAATGATTATACAATTATTGAAGCAGGTTCAAGCTTGCTGAAAGAAGGGAAGCCTCTCAATAAATATCTTTATGCTTCAGCAGGAGACCTGGGATTTCGGGAAGCTGAATCAGCTGAGGGACTTCATCATATGGATTCCTTGCTCAATGCTCACAAAACGCCTGGCGTAGTATATGATCAACAAATTTTCAAAGGATTAGGACATTGGGGATGTGTTATTCCCTCCCTTTCTGATGGGCTAGTAAGAATGAGCCGTGAAGTATTTGCGGATCAGGGGTTACTTGAAGAAATGCTTAGAAAGAAAGACACAGATGTATTTGAGCAATTAGAGGCTTTTCATAAAAAAGCTCAGGATACCTACGATTTTTATTTTGAACCCAGTCCCTCTTATTATCAATCTTTTGCGAATGACCTCAGAGAACAGGGGCAATTGTCAGATGCTGTGATCTTTTATAAGAAGGCCCTGGAAATGGATCCGGAGCATGCACGTGCGACCGTAAATCTGGCGGATGCCTATGATAAATTGAAGATGCCGAAGGAGGCAAAAGCAGCTTTTGAACGCACCTTGGTACTCCTGGAAGAACAAAAGGATAGCCTCCCTGAATCCTTTTACACCAATGTGAAGAAATGGGCCAAAGAGAAAGTAGATAGCTATAAATGAGGAAAGAGCCATTGATGCATAATGGTTTGAAATTCAGGATGAGCCTATGTATAATGAGCCTCATTTGATTAATAAGCAATAAGATGACATACCTCAGCAGTGATCCTCCTATTGTCGTAGAAGAGGTCTATGACGTAAGTATATATGATCTATGGACGGCCCTTACAGATCCCAAAGAGATGGTGCTATGGTTTTTCGACAATATCCCCGATTTCAAAGCAGAGCCGGGCTTTCAAACCCAATTTCTAATTGAGAATGAAGGAAGGAAATTCACCCACACCTGGTTGGTTCAGGAGGTAGAAGAGGGGAAAAGAATAAAATACGGTTGGACCTTTCCAGAGTATCCCGGAGATTCTTATACAGATTTTGTCTTGAGTGAAGCAGAGGGAAAAGCAAAACTCAGACTTACCGTAATGGTCG includes:
- a CDS encoding AAA family ATPase — protein: MKILIFGASGSGTTTLGKLLSSKMGYTFLDADDFYWEKTDPPFTEKVPLALRSKNLQAALEAEKRAIISGSLVTWGDYWLTAFDLAIFLHLSPHIRLQRLGDRELKRYGDKLQHDPDRRANSKAFLAWAAKYDDPEFEGRSIRQHEDWIKKLSSAILRIEGDLDLEEKVRFVEKFLNENLV
- a CDS encoding SMI1/KNR4 family protein translates to MKKGLLHFFLILSLFSCQSLKDGREQKQLSSSIMEEYWSRIDNWIQKEAPALAAEINGPATANEIKDLEEYLGVEFPGSFKEFYRIHDAQKAHSDGIMNAEEFLSLERIKDEWTVWNDLLKGGDFEGITSTPVKGIKNDWWNAKWIPITYDGGGNHICLDLDPAEGGNYGQMIRMWHDDDTREMIAPSFEAWIKTYVEDLEKGEYVYSDDYGGLIRKDEL
- a CDS encoding alpha/beta hydrolase-fold protein is translated as MKTFASFAFLILYSLSLNFLIGQEEQYFEHKITSSHFEAERKVKVFLPDRYLRDTTGQFAIIFVLDAQYEPFWQMAKGNISYMVTSYVMLPSIIVGIHSDDRGSDFTPPARDLRKHIKEEVIPLIKEKYRVNDFRAVIGHSWGGAFVGSTLFSEDRDLFSAYIGISPSFDANDYTIIEAGSSLLKEGKPLNKYLYASAGDLGFREAESAEGLHHMDSLLNAHKTPGVVYDQQIFKGLGHWGCVIPSLSDGLVRMSREVFADQGLLEEMLRKKDTDVFEQLEAFHKKAQDTYDFYFEPSPSYYQSFANDLREQGQLSDAVIFYKKALEMDPEHARATVNLADAYDKLKMPKEAKAAFERTLVLLEEQKDSLPESFYTNVKKWAKEKVDSYK
- a CDS encoding SRPBCC domain-containing protein; the protein is MTYLSSDPPIVVEEVYDVSIYDLWTALTDPKEMVLWFFDNIPDFKAEPGFQTQFLIENEGRKFTHTWLVQEVEEGKRIKYGWTFPEYPGDSYTDFVLSEAEGKAKLRLTVMVVEDFPTDIPEFQRESGIAGWNYFLKERLKSYLEGK